CACTTCGTAGTGATGAACGACTTCCTCGTACCGCTCGCGCGGCATCGGCCGCCCGCGCAGCACGTTGTCGAGAAACGGCCGCACTTCATCAGCGCGAGTCGGTCCGCCGAAGCCGGCGATTAGCACCGCGTCGCATTTCGGGCTCATCGAAGTTCAGTGCCGCGCGCTCATCTCGTGGACCGCATCGACCAGCGCGATCACATGATCGACCGGCGTCTCGGGCAGGATTCCGTGACCGAGATTGAAGATGTGGCCGGCGCGGCAGCCCGCTTGATCGAGGATAGCGCGGGCGCGAGTGCGAATTTCCGGAACGTCGGCGAAGAGCGCCACCGGATCGAGATTGCCTTGCACAGCGACGCTGTAGTTGAGGCGCGCCCACGCCTCGGCCAGGTTCACGCGCCAGTCAAGGCCGAGCACGTCGCCGCCCGCCGCGCGCATCAGCTCGAGCAGATTGCCGGTCACGGTGCCGAAATGAATCACCGGCACTTCCGCCGGAATCGCAGCAATCACGGCGGCAGTATGCGGCAGGACGAAGCGGCGAAAATCGTCGGGGCCGAGGCTGCCGACCCAACTATCGAAAATCTGCACGATATCGGCGCCGGCCGCGATTTGCATTTTCAGATAGTCGGCGGTGATTCGCGCCAGCATCTCCATCAGGCGATGCCACACCTCTGGCTGCGTGTACATGAAAGTTTTGGTGGCCTGATATTGCCGCGACGATCCGCCTTCGATCAGATACGAAGCGAGCGTGAATGGCGCGCCCGCAAATCCGATCAACGGAGTCTTGTTCGCGAGCGCCGACTTCACCAGCTTGATCGATTCGCCGACGAAGTTCAGCGCATCCGGATCGATCGGCGGGATCCGATCCAGATCGGCGGCGCTCCGAATTGGGCGATCGATAATCGGGCCGTCGCCTTTTTCAAAATGGAGCCCCACAGCCATCGGAATGAGCGGCAGCAGAATGTCTGCGAAAATAATCGCCGCATCGACGCCGAGCCGCTCGACCGCCGTGACGGTGACCTCGGCGGCAAGTTCGGGTTGCCGGCACATCTCGAGAAAATCATGACGCTCGCGAACGCGGCGATACTCCGGCATGTAGCGGCCTGCCTGCCGCATCAGCCAAATCGGCGTGTACGGCGCTGCCTCGCGCCGGCACGCTTTCATCATCGGATGATCGTGCAGCGGCGATCGTATCGGCGGTGCGCTCGCGACACGCCTCCGAATCGGCACCTCGACGACTTCGATTCGCGGCGCGCGGTACTTCGACGCCAGGATCGATGCGGCAC
The Candidatus Binatus sp. genome window above contains:
- the hemE gene encoding uroporphyrinogen decarboxylase, translating into MIERRGGVAIIAPAMREIPLEDNRAALEFADRLLAGGFELVIFLTGVGARALFQAIETRHPRGLIVEALKKVTTVARGPKPIRAMRELGLEPTIVVPEPNTWREILNSVSARGDLNGQRVAIQEYGASNRELIAGLEARGAIVTVVPVYRWALPIDRAPLRAALEQIAAGEAEVALFTSSNQVTNVIQMAEADGIGADVMRGFSRMAVGSIGPVCSEQLRAYGIAVDFEPQHSKLGHFVNEAAARAASILASKYRAPRIEVVEVPIRRRVASAPPIRSPLHDHPMMKACRREAAPYTPIWLMRQAGRYMPEYRRVRERHDFLEMCRQPELAAEVTVTAVERLGVDAAIIFADILLPLIPMAVGLHFEKGDGPIIDRPIRSAADLDRIPPIDPDALNFVGESIKLVKSALANKTPLIGFAGAPFTLASYLIEGGSSRQYQATKTFMYTQPEVWHRLMEMLARITADYLKMQIAAGADIVQIFDSWVGSLGPDDFRRFVLPHTAAVIAAIPAEVPVIHFGTVTGNLLELMRAAGGDVLGLDWRVNLAEAWARLNYSVAVQGNLDPVALFADVPEIRTRARAILDQAGCRAGHIFNLGHGILPETPVDHVIALVDAVHEMSARH